A window of Deltaproteobacteria bacterium contains these coding sequences:
- a CDS encoding TetR/AcrR family transcriptional regulator, with translation MPKAKSQEILNGGVSLPSERPGQPGGKRDQNRKERIRLIQQAALVLFLEQGLGATTIDEITKAAGTAKGNFYRYFRDKEDLVRGILEPVTEKVDIDLTRAVEAIEVSQDRKTMVKAYEELGRQLAALVGSHALILKLYLQESRGAKNGARAPICELSELITTKAIEMTRKAHDNNLLRPFQAEISALAVVGAGERLLSAVLEGENVGDPFQLPLRITSLILDGLRHPESTDNYGRDY, from the coding sequence ATGCCAAAGGCTAAATCTCAAGAAATACTAAACGGTGGTGTTTCGTTGCCTTCGGAACGACCGGGTCAGCCAGGTGGTAAGCGAGATCAGAATCGTAAAGAGCGGATTCGACTCATCCAACAAGCGGCGCTGGTGTTGTTTTTAGAGCAGGGCTTGGGTGCGACGACCATCGATGAAATTACGAAAGCTGCAGGAACAGCCAAAGGCAATTTTTACCGCTACTTTAGAGATAAAGAAGATCTGGTTCGGGGAATCTTAGAACCGGTCACCGAAAAAGTAGACATAGACCTAACTCGGGCCGTTGAAGCAATTGAAGTTTCTCAAGACCGAAAGACCATGGTTAAAGCGTACGAGGAGTTGGGTCGCCAGCTTGCAGCTCTCGTGGGCAGTCATGCTTTGATTTTAAAACTTTATCTTCAAGAGTCACGAGGCGCCAAAAACGGTGCTCGGGCGCCGATTTGTGAATTGTCCGAGCTGATTACAACCAAAGCCATCGAGATGACGCGTAAGGCGCATGACAATAATTTGTTGCGCCCGTTTCAGGCAGAGATTAGCGCCTTGGCGGTTGTGGGAGCTGGAGAACGACTTTTATCCGCTGTGTTAGAGGGCGAGAATGTGGGTGACCCGTTTCAGTTACCGCTTCGCATTACATCGTTGATTCTCGATGGTCTGCGCCATCCCGAAAGTACCGATAATTATGGTCGGGATTACTAG
- a CDS encoding DNA internalization-related competence protein ComEC/Rec2 — protein MHYPLLWLAFAPAVGVVLALGLEISVQGCLLALMGSLGVLWFALRRRRMVFLCAWVVLLNCGLSRVAFLRSESPNNPLSGVHTFKVLKKSEAARFISEEQTRWTLIDIGGQVFLWRVPKNVRARIGNRYRSKLHLEPMQPGLNGELLNILRARLRPATWVAISEGPAVLVEHASGLRSAIDDRRVGVAQTLAQSWQGNYLGVALALALGTRAALPEPLKRQWNDMGISHLLAISGLHLGLVGLFIFYALRVVGGLLLFGRGVSMLRRWAAGIALTGMWMFCFWVGEPVSAVRACLMGSVLFGGLVFRVSHNGFNALGLAGLVMVLCDPQCLLSIGAWLSFGCTWFLLLAANRPRAFETSWTTSWLTMTAVPWLATLPLCAFCFGELYIWGVPANLFAIALASWLVTPAALLGASFCFCGFGVPEILEWVLVIGFDSIQTLLGFLMKTGWTRVQISMTDACLLSVTVWPWLVAWLRGQPVAGIKAAAPGLLLAFLATLWSTLPLERTLQVYMPYVGHGDATLVEFPGGEVMLIDAGGTGYQSNYDPGERAVAPLLRKRGHTHIDYVVMTHPDHDHIGGLDYILSRFSVGELWLDEQFLGHERVLPLIAKVEQLEGEVRVFQDLPAMLKVGSAVLEPIYPRRLDEHLKYGSTNERSLVFRIEHEGRSMLFTGDVNVDVETLLLSKLKQTEFLKVAHHGSDTSSGERFLDVVQPCLAAVSSSHRGRGHFPHPEVVARYKASNTQLFQNRDRGALRISALASGWRVESVLAPSQDVDCTTR, from the coding sequence ATGCATTATCCATTGCTTTGGTTGGCATTTGCTCCGGCGGTGGGGGTTGTGCTGGCCCTTGGGCTGGAAATCTCGGTTCAAGGTTGCCTCCTAGCCCTCATGGGAAGTTTGGGGGTTCTTTGGTTCGCTTTACGCCGCCGGCGGATGGTCTTTCTATGTGCCTGGGTTGTTTTGTTAAACTGCGGGTTGTCCCGCGTGGCCTTCTTGCGCTCGGAGTCTCCCAATAATCCGCTTTCTGGTGTTCATACTTTCAAGGTTCTCAAGAAGAGCGAAGCTGCACGTTTTATTTCAGAGGAACAAACCAGGTGGACGCTCATCGACATAGGCGGTCAGGTTTTTTTATGGCGCGTTCCGAAAAATGTGAGAGCTCGCATTGGCAACCGCTATCGCTCGAAGCTTCATCTTGAACCCATGCAGCCCGGCCTCAACGGTGAGCTGCTAAATATTCTTCGTGCAAGGCTACGGCCAGCCACTTGGGTGGCGATAAGCGAGGGGCCCGCGGTCTTGGTAGAGCATGCGTCAGGACTGCGCTCGGCAATAGACGATAGGCGCGTTGGCGTTGCTCAAACGTTGGCGCAATCTTGGCAGGGCAATTACTTGGGCGTAGCCTTGGCCCTCGCTTTAGGCACACGGGCGGCGTTGCCCGAGCCCCTAAAAAGGCAATGGAACGACATGGGCATTAGTCATTTACTGGCAATCAGCGGTTTGCATCTGGGCCTAGTCGGTCTCTTTATTTTTTATGCACTTCGGGTGGTGGGTGGCTTGTTACTCTTTGGCCGGGGGGTGAGCATGCTTCGCCGTTGGGCTGCAGGTATCGCACTCACCGGTATGTGGATGTTTTGTTTTTGGGTCGGGGAACCCGTTTCTGCCGTCAGAGCATGTTTGATGGGGAGCGTTTTATTTGGTGGCTTGGTTTTTAGAGTTTCCCACAATGGCTTCAATGCTTTGGGACTGGCCGGTTTGGTGATGGTTTTGTGTGATCCACAATGTTTATTGAGTATCGGAGCTTGGCTTTCATTTGGGTGCACTTGGTTTTTATTGCTGGCCGCCAACCGTCCCCGAGCCTTTGAAACGAGCTGGACGACATCTTGGCTCACGATGACCGCCGTGCCTTGGCTTGCAACGCTTCCTCTGTGCGCTTTCTGCTTTGGAGAACTCTATATTTGGGGAGTGCCTGCTAATTTATTCGCAATAGCTCTAGCGTCTTGGCTAGTGACGCCAGCGGCTTTATTGGGAGCGTCTTTTTGTTTCTGTGGCTTTGGCGTTCCTGAAATTTTGGAGTGGGTGTTGGTTATTGGGTTCGACAGCATTCAAACACTCTTGGGATTTTTGATGAAAACCGGGTGGACGCGCGTTCAAATTTCCATGACCGATGCATGTCTGCTGAGTGTGACGGTATGGCCATGGCTCGTGGCTTGGCTGCGAGGTCAACCTGTGGCGGGCATCAAGGCTGCGGCCCCGGGGCTGCTCTTAGCCTTTTTGGCTACCTTGTGGAGCACATTGCCCTTAGAGCGAACGCTGCAAGTTTATATGCCTTATGTGGGTCACGGTGATGCCACCCTGGTGGAATTTCCTGGCGGTGAGGTGATGCTGATTGATGCTGGCGGTACAGGGTATCAAAGTAACTACGATCCGGGAGAGAGAGCAGTTGCTCCCTTGCTGCGAAAACGGGGGCATACCCACATTGATTATGTGGTGATGACCCATCCCGACCACGACCATATTGGAGGTTTGGATTATATTCTATCTCGCTTCAGCGTTGGTGAATTGTGGCTGGATGAACAATTCCTGGGGCATGAGCGGGTGCTGCCTTTGATCGCTAAGGTGGAGCAGCTTGAGGGTGAAGTGCGAGTCTTCCAAGATCTTCCGGCGATGTTGAAGGTCGGTTCAGCCGTGCTTGAACCTATTTACCCGCGCCGCCTCGATGAGCACTTGAAATACGGTTCTACCAACGAGCGCTCTTTGGTTTTTAGAATTGAGCATGAAGGCCGGTCGATGCTCTTCACCGGGGATGTGAATGTTGATGTGGAAACACTTTTACTCTCGAAGCTAAAGCAGACTGAGTTTCTCAAGGTCGCCCATCATGGGAGTGATACCAGTTCAGGTGAGCGCTTTTTAGATGTGGTCCAGCCTTGCCTAGCGGCTGTATCTTCAAGTCACAGAGGAAGAGGGCATTTTCCGCACCCCGAAGTTGTAGCGCGATACAAAGCATCCAATACGCAGCTCTTTCAGAACCGAGACCGCGGTGCTTTGCGGATCTCGGCCTTAGCAAGTGGTTGGCGCGTTGAATCTGTATTGGCGCCAAGCCAAGATGTTGATTGCACAACCCGATAG
- a CDS encoding sulfite exporter TauE/SafE family protein, translated as MEAIYTAPVAGLAIGVLVGCIGIGGGALMMPFLLFGLGLDPITAVGTDLVYAALIKAVGTAEHSRLKTIDWSRVRLLASGSLPGMALASFGFFYMAKHSPQNANERIEELVGAAILLVACVSILKPWLVSHLGSFFKQFEAPQKSRFILIVSGFAVGGLVALTSVGSGALVALILASLTRLEAKRIVGTDLAHAVLLISLGAMIHIVAGTVQWPIVASIVVGGIPGVILGSRLSVGLPDSLVRAGISLALVMTGASLV; from the coding sequence ATGGAAGCAATTTACACAGCGCCGGTGGCGGGATTGGCAATAGGAGTCTTGGTGGGCTGCATCGGTATCGGTGGAGGCGCCTTGATGATGCCCTTTTTGCTTTTTGGTTTGGGTCTAGACCCCATCACCGCGGTTGGGACCGATCTTGTTTATGCTGCTCTGATTAAAGCAGTGGGAACAGCCGAGCACAGCCGCTTGAAAACCATCGATTGGTCACGGGTACGCTTGCTGGCATCTGGCAGCTTACCGGGTATGGCGTTGGCATCTTTTGGCTTTTTCTACATGGCCAAACATTCTCCCCAGAACGCGAATGAACGCATCGAAGAGTTGGTGGGAGCGGCTATTTTGTTGGTCGCGTGCGTAAGTATCTTAAAGCCTTGGCTCGTGAGCCACTTAGGCAGCTTTTTTAAGCAATTCGAAGCGCCCCAAAAAAGTCGATTCATTCTTATCGTCAGTGGATTTGCGGTGGGAGGTCTTGTGGCTCTTACCTCAGTGGGAAGCGGTGCATTGGTGGCACTGATTCTTGCCTCGCTAACCCGGCTTGAGGCGAAACGAATTGTGGGCACTGACCTCGCGCATGCTGTCCTTCTTATTTCTCTCGGAGCCATGATCCACATCGTCGCAGGTACTGTGCAGTGGCCCATCGTAGCAAGCATTGTTGTAGGTGGCATCCCTGGTGTCATTTTGGGAAGTCGGCTCAGTGTTGGACTTCCCGACTCCTTGGTGCGCGCCGGAATTTCTCTAGCACTGGTGATGACCGGTGCGAGCTTGGTTTAG
- a CDS encoding serine/threonine protein kinase — MRELGRYKLLERINRGGMADVFLGLVPGGDGRGRMVAVKLLRSDISNLEELVPMFMDEAKLSVTLKHPNITRTYEFGRVRGYHFIVMEFVPGQDLRSVLDRLKVHGGLVSQRAAATIIADVCEGLHYAHTAQDPMGQPIRIVHRDVSPQNILLGYDGKVRLIDFGIAKATSHVSQTQVGVLKGKYAYMSPEQVLGETVGAASDVFSTGVVLFELLTGRRLFSGNSDFSILERIRYAEVLPPTVVMPSVHPDLEAVVLKALARRPEDRYETAQEMANALRLVCETLEEDESTQNRSAWMQHLFGAEYAQLSNVMAKAIELGDRMALEQRDRNRLETQRMQTRPMITAKRSALASRRNKMSDGWLIALAGIFSVAMIGMSWWLGVDESKVTQGSLIITSSPTGAEVIVDGEFRGITPYSANFKEGMHELVVEHPAFEAAKRHVQVQGNDLINLDLKLVPSLEPPKAP, encoded by the coding sequence ATGCGTGAATTAGGTCGTTATAAACTACTCGAACGCATCAATCGCGGTGGCATGGCAGACGTCTTTTTGGGGCTTGTACCCGGCGGCGATGGCCGTGGCCGCATGGTTGCCGTGAAGCTCCTACGCTCCGATATCAGTAACCTTGAAGAGCTTGTGCCCATGTTTATGGACGAAGCGAAGCTGAGTGTTACGCTCAAACATCCAAATATAACGAGAACCTATGAGTTCGGCCGGGTGCGTGGTTACCACTTCATTGTTATGGAGTTTGTTCCGGGCCAAGACCTACGCTCAGTGCTAGACCGCCTGAAAGTTCATGGTGGATTGGTTTCTCAGAGAGCTGCGGCAACCATTATTGCGGATGTATGTGAAGGCCTTCATTATGCCCACACTGCTCAAGATCCTATGGGACAGCCGATTCGTATCGTTCACCGAGATGTGAGCCCCCAAAATATTTTACTGGGCTATGACGGCAAGGTTCGTTTGATTGATTTTGGGATCGCCAAAGCCACAAGCCATGTGAGTCAAACTCAGGTTGGTGTCCTCAAGGGCAAATATGCATACATGTCGCCTGAGCAGGTTTTGGGTGAAACGGTGGGTGCCGCCTCCGATGTTTTCTCCACAGGAGTTGTTCTCTTTGAATTGCTGACGGGGCGGCGTCTCTTTTCTGGCAACAGTGATTTTTCCATTTTGGAACGGATACGTTATGCAGAGGTCCTTCCCCCAACCGTGGTGATGCCGTCGGTGCATCCGGACCTTGAGGCTGTGGTTCTCAAGGCTTTAGCTCGAAGACCTGAAGACCGCTATGAAACTGCGCAGGAGATGGCGAACGCACTGCGTTTGGTATGTGAAACGCTCGAAGAGGACGAATCGACACAAAACCGTTCAGCCTGGATGCAACATCTTTTTGGGGCGGAGTATGCGCAGTTGTCTAACGTGATGGCCAAAGCCATTGAACTCGGTGACCGCATGGCACTGGAGCAGCGGGATAGAAATCGATTAGAAACTCAGCGGATGCAAACCAGGCCGATGATCACAGCCAAGCGATCTGCCTTGGCGAGTCGACGCAATAAGATGTCGGATGGTTGGCTCATTGCTCTCGCGGGAATTTTTTCTGTGGCGATGATTGGCATGAGCTGGTGGCTGGGGGTTGATGAGTCGAAGGTTACTCAAGGAAGTTTGATCATAACCAGCTCGCCCACCGGGGCCGAAGTTATCGTTGATGGTGAGTTTCGGGGAATTACGCCTTATTCGGCCAATTTTAAAGAGGGTATGCACGAACTGGTTGTAGAGCACCCTGCCTTTGAGGCGGCAAAGCGTCATGTTCAGGTTCAAGGAAACGACTTAATCAATCTCGATTTGAAACTGGTGCCATCATTGGAACCGCCCAAGGCACCATGA
- a CDS encoding tetratricopeptide repeat protein, which produces MALRISFVVVALISSQMFAGNTFAQKAQNTGSSDDYQSQLTSYDSFIERHRDTPLAFEAQFLAARTSLEAGRFERAVRYLKDLEKGLADIGDFILSMRAKAQRSLRQWDGARSSWESLLRNYPSSPLRDEASFGIADSYYAEGELTKAYKRYSSAMKKYPKSDRVDNGQINQAMIAEKQKRWSDAEFIYEKFYYEKPSHPLTVLAKERLDNLLKMGFANKPSISVRLARVDKLLSRRSLQKAQVDLDGLENEKLSSSQRLGYTSRRAILAYRQENFSEAIAMFKVLSSKQGRGYYYQNQTWLARCYSTQGNVKEAVEVYNRLAAKYRGSGQGRKSQFMGAWLAYNGGEHQLAVKLFADFIKRYSSSSNTSDAYWYLAWNAYRLGDLPAALRLFVKLRKKYPTSSLVQRAHYWEGRIAAQMGDAKMAMQSFKDATAKKPLNYYGLLARQRIRELKKDPLAMKNGEPIRLASADGKIPAEILESLEPEQEELPQFGGMQPMTTISLPWGGSVFDWQSKAGKRALMLIKFGYAEYAAELVDKLEPVAGFTETDILLARGTLLQSLGDFSKAYRMAARVFKSKLKQDLDSDTEPYFRMSYPMAFRKALLRVSNEYQVPPMLVLGVIRQESAFMTKARSWASAQGLMQIIPTTGSKIADAMEMEDYNYGILRVPEVNIRFGAWYLRELLRKFHGHPILAVASYNAGPQAVSRWVKLRAGVATDEFVEEIPYRETRHYVKKVLSNFAIYTEIYERKSLTVPTKIPDNYLDNINF; this is translated from the coding sequence ATGGCGTTAAGAATAAGTTTTGTTGTCGTTGCACTGATCAGCTCACAAATGTTTGCGGGAAATACTTTTGCGCAAAAAGCTCAAAACACGGGCTCTTCAGATGATTATCAGTCGCAGCTCACATCCTATGACAGCTTCATTGAGCGTCACCGGGATACGCCCCTGGCTTTCGAAGCCCAATTTTTAGCAGCCCGAACCTCACTGGAAGCAGGGCGCTTTGAACGGGCCGTTCGCTACCTCAAAGATCTTGAAAAAGGGCTGGCGGATATTGGGGATTTCATTTTGTCGATGCGTGCAAAAGCTCAACGCTCCCTCAGGCAATGGGACGGCGCACGCAGCAGCTGGGAATCTCTCTTACGCAATTATCCATCCTCGCCTCTGCGAGACGAGGCAAGCTTTGGAATCGCTGACTCTTATTATGCGGAAGGCGAACTGACTAAAGCCTACAAGCGCTACAGCAGCGCGATGAAAAAGTACCCAAAGTCTGATCGCGTAGACAACGGCCAGATCAATCAAGCCATGATTGCGGAAAAACAAAAACGCTGGAGCGACGCAGAATTCATCTACGAAAAGTTCTATTACGAAAAGCCCTCTCATCCCCTAACGGTTCTTGCAAAAGAGCGACTCGATAATCTCTTGAAAATGGGCTTTGCCAACAAACCTTCAATTTCAGTAAGGCTTGCCCGGGTTGATAAACTTCTTAGCCGGCGCTCTCTTCAAAAAGCCCAGGTAGATCTCGATGGGTTGGAGAACGAGAAACTCTCAAGTTCACAAAGACTCGGCTACACATCACGCCGGGCGATTCTTGCCTACCGACAAGAAAACTTCTCCGAAGCCATTGCCATGTTTAAAGTGCTCTCAAGTAAACAAGGCCGGGGCTATTACTATCAAAATCAAACATGGCTCGCTCGCTGTTACTCCACCCAAGGCAATGTGAAAGAGGCTGTAGAAGTTTACAATCGATTGGCAGCCAAGTACCGAGGCAGTGGTCAGGGGCGTAAATCCCAGTTTATGGGAGCGTGGCTCGCTTACAATGGCGGTGAACATCAGCTTGCCGTCAAGCTCTTTGCTGATTTCATCAAGCGCTACTCAAGCTCATCAAATACCTCGGATGCCTATTGGTACCTCGCATGGAACGCATACAGATTAGGCGACCTGCCAGCAGCGCTTAGGCTCTTTGTCAAATTGAGAAAGAAGTACCCCACCAGCTCGCTTGTTCAGCGGGCCCATTACTGGGAAGGCCGTATTGCGGCACAAATGGGTGACGCAAAAATGGCCATGCAGTCTTTCAAGGACGCGACCGCCAAAAAGCCACTCAATTACTACGGGCTCCTCGCGCGGCAACGGATTCGGGAACTGAAAAAAGACCCACTGGCGATGAAAAACGGCGAGCCTATTCGCCTGGCATCAGCCGACGGAAAGATCCCAGCCGAGATTTTGGAATCACTGGAGCCAGAGCAAGAAGAGTTACCCCAATTCGGCGGTATGCAGCCGATGACGACAATTTCTTTGCCATGGGGGGGCAGCGTTTTTGATTGGCAGAGCAAGGCAGGTAAGCGGGCGCTGATGCTTATTAAGTTTGGCTATGCGGAATATGCAGCTGAACTCGTGGATAAACTCGAGCCGGTCGCAGGCTTTACGGAAACCGATATTCTCCTGGCTCGCGGAACATTGCTTCAGTCACTCGGCGATTTCTCCAAGGCGTACCGAATGGCTGCTCGGGTTTTTAAGTCCAAGCTCAAGCAAGATCTGGACAGTGATACCGAGCCCTATTTCAGAATGTCTTATCCGATGGCTTTTCGAAAAGCGCTGCTTCGCGTTAGCAACGAGTACCAGGTTCCCCCCATGCTGGTCCTGGGCGTCATTCGCCAAGAGAGTGCGTTTATGACCAAGGCGCGGTCCTGGGCAAGTGCACAGGGGCTCATGCAAATTATTCCGACAACGGGCTCAAAAATAGCCGACGCCATGGAAATGGAAGACTACAACTACGGGATTTTACGAGTACCTGAAGTAAATATCCGATTTGGAGCTTGGTATCTCAGAGAGCTGCTTCGCAAATTTCACGGGCACCCTATCCTAGCTGTTGCGAGCTACAATGCCGGACCCCAGGCTGTTTCACGCTGGGTTAAATTACGTGCTGGCGTAGCAACCGATGAATTCGTTGAAGAGATCCCTTACCGAGAAACCCGGCACTACGTGAAAAAGGTGTTGAGTAATTTCGCTATCTACACTGAGATTTATGAGCGTAAATCCTTAACGGTACCCACCAAAATCCCAGACAATTACCTAGACAATATCAACTTCTAA